One stretch of Nocardioides perillae DNA includes these proteins:
- a CDS encoding peptidase C39 family protein, with the protein MRAFPVRTRPLRRVRALRGRVPLAVPAVAAVLAAPLLVVPGGPAAATAAGTAAGTAAGTAAGTAAGTAAGTVPVSSTAAVAAAGRQARRVPARSIVHTWFDTQAALAGGTHRGTAAVDGDLVLASPAATRRRGGTAYDLGAWLSPWVRPGFGVTELIPSWQARTPGDSLVQVELRGRDRDGRLSSWDTLAEWANPDGRVRRTTRSGQADDLGRVSVDTWRAARVQGVVSWQVRVTLMRRAGTAAAPAVDAVGAVASRLPSPSTPVPTSTPGPGRGVAIDLPRWSQYTHTDHYPQWGGGGEAWCAPTSVSMVLGGYGRLPMPREYRFVPTDHPEPWVDHAARYTYDHGYGGTGNWAFGTAYAALRGTDAFVTRLRSLREAEDFVVAGIPLVASIAFARGELSGAPISSSAGHLLVVAGFTDDGDVVVNDPAGRGTASSPVRRVYDRAEFERLWLRASGGAVYVIRPDGAPLPARGKRRNW; encoded by the coding sequence ATGCGCGCCTTCCCCGTCCGCACCCGTCCGCTCCGGCGCGTCCGCGCCCTCCGGGGCCGTGTCCCCCTCGCCGTGCCCGCCGTCGCCGCCGTGCTCGCCGCACCACTGCTGGTGGTGCCGGGCGGGCCCGCAGCCGCGACCGCGGCAGGCACCGCGGCAGGCACCGCGGCAGGCACCGCGGCAGGCACGGCGGCAGGCACGGCGGCAGGAACGGTGCCGGTGAGCAGCACCGCAGCCGTCGCCGCGGCCGGGCGGCAGGCGCGTCGGGTCCCCGCGCGCAGCATCGTGCACACGTGGTTCGACACGCAGGCCGCGCTGGCCGGCGGCACGCACCGCGGGACCGCCGCGGTCGACGGCGACCTCGTGCTCGCCTCCCCGGCGGCGACCCGCCGACGCGGCGGCACGGCGTACGACCTGGGCGCGTGGCTCTCGCCCTGGGTGCGGCCGGGCTTCGGCGTCACCGAGCTGATCCCGTCGTGGCAGGCGCGCACGCCGGGCGACAGCCTGGTGCAGGTCGAGCTGCGCGGGCGCGACCGCGACGGGCGGCTGTCGAGCTGGGACACGCTGGCCGAGTGGGCCAACCCCGACGGCCGGGTTCGGCGCACGACCCGCTCGGGCCAGGCCGACGACCTGGGCCGGGTCTCGGTCGACACCTGGCGCGCGGCGCGCGTGCAGGGCGTCGTGTCGTGGCAGGTGCGCGTCACCCTGATGCGGCGGGCGGGCACGGCTGCCGCGCCCGCGGTCGACGCGGTCGGTGCGGTCGCCTCGCGGCTGCCCTCCCCCTCCACGCCCGTCCCGACCTCCACGCCCGGCCCCGGCCGCGGCGTCGCGATCGACCTGCCGCGCTGGTCGCAGTACACCCACACCGACCACTACCCGCAGTGGGGCGGCGGCGGCGAGGCGTGGTGCGCACCGACCTCGGTGTCGATGGTGCTCGGCGGCTACGGCCGGCTGCCGATGCCGCGGGAGTACCGCTTCGTGCCGACCGACCACCCCGAGCCGTGGGTCGACCACGCCGCGCGCTACACCTACGACCACGGCTACGGCGGCACGGGCAACTGGGCGTTCGGCACGGCGTACGCCGCCCTGCGCGGCACCGACGCCTTCGTCACCCGCCTGCGCTCGCTGCGCGAGGCCGAGGACTTCGTCGTGGCGGGCATCCCGCTGGTCGCCTCGATCGCCTTCGCCCGCGGCGAGCTGAGCGGCGCACCCATCTCGAGCTCCGCCGGCCACCTGCTGGTCGTCGCGGGCTTCACCGACGACGGCGACGTGGTGGTCAACGACCCTGCCGGCCGCGGCACCGCCTCCTCGCCGGTGCGCCGCGTCTACGACCGCGCCGAGTTCGAGCGGCTGTGGCTGCGCGCCTCCGGCGGCGCGGTCTACGTCATCCGCCCCGACGGCGCTCCCCTCCCCGCGCGGGGCAAGCGGCGCAACTGGTGA
- the rlmB gene encoding 23S rRNA (guanosine(2251)-2'-O)-methyltransferase RlmB, giving the protein MPGNSQRKGAIRKTSKGPTAGSGGRVRRGLEGKGPTPKAKDRPNHKAYKAAQRTDRAQAGRPRRRAPGSDEWVAGRNPVVELLRSGAPVAAVYVAEGAERDGRLREAFALAAEHAVSLMEVSRGELDRLTAGAVHQGLAARIPAYEYAHPDDLLDRAAEAGEPPLIVALDSVTDPRNLGAVVRSAAGFGAHGVVVPERRAAGMTAAAWKTSAGAAARTPVAQTVNLVRQLKAYQQAGLMVVGLAADGEVSLPDLDLADGPLVVVVGSEGGGLGRLVAETCDQLVSIPMAGDLESLNAGVAASVALYAVAQARAAG; this is encoded by the coding sequence ATGCCCGGCAACTCCCAGCGCAAGGGCGCGATCCGCAAGACCTCGAAGGGCCCCACGGCGGGCTCGGGCGGCCGCGTGCGTCGCGGGCTCGAGGGCAAGGGCCCGACGCCCAAGGCGAAGGACCGCCCCAACCACAAGGCCTACAAGGCGGCGCAGCGCACCGACCGCGCCCAGGCGGGCCGGCCCCGGCGCCGGGCCCCCGGCTCCGACGAGTGGGTCGCCGGGCGCAACCCGGTCGTCGAGCTGCTGCGCAGCGGCGCGCCGGTGGCCGCGGTCTACGTCGCCGAGGGCGCCGAGCGCGACGGCCGGCTGCGCGAGGCCTTCGCCCTCGCCGCCGAGCACGCGGTGTCGCTCATGGAGGTCTCGCGCGGCGAGCTCGACCGGCTCACCGCCGGCGCCGTGCACCAGGGCCTGGCCGCGCGCATCCCCGCCTACGAGTACGCCCACCCCGACGACCTCCTCGACCGCGCGGCCGAGGCCGGTGAGCCGCCGCTGATCGTGGCGCTCGACTCCGTGACCGACCCGCGCAACCTCGGCGCGGTCGTGCGCAGCGCGGCCGGCTTCGGCGCCCACGGCGTTGTCGTGCCCGAGCGTCGCGCGGCCGGCATGACCGCCGCCGCGTGGAAGACCAGCGCCGGGGCTGCGGCCCGCACCCCGGTCGCCCAGACGGTCAACCTGGTGCGCCAGCTCAAGGCCTACCAGCAAGCAGGTCTGATGGTCGTCGGCCTCGCCGCCGACGGCGAGGTGTCGCTGCCCGACCTCGACCTCGCCGACGGCCCGCTCGTCGTGGTGGTCGGCTCCGAGGGTGGCGGCCTCGGCCGGCTCGTCGCCGAGACCTGCGACCAGCTGGTGTCGATCCCGATGGCCGGCGACCTCGAGTCCCTCAACGCGGGCGTGGCCGCCTCCGTCGCCCTCTACGCCGTGGCGCAGGCGCGCGCCGCGGGCTGA
- a CDS encoding SigE family RNA polymerase sigma factor, whose amino-acid sequence MGRGVDEEFEQWVRARSGGLARTALLLTGDVHRAEDLVQETLARVAQHWPRLVRRGEPDAYARRVLHHAAVDGWRRRRVRPQEAPPVTGEEPTALTAYDGGAAADRRLLLREALDRLTPKQRAVLVLRYYDDLTEVQTAEVLRCSVSTVKSQARVALARLRQLAPDLLAELGDLPDPAAAGRPEVVSP is encoded by the coding sequence GTGGGTAGGGGTGTGGACGAGGAGTTCGAGCAGTGGGTGCGTGCCCGGTCGGGCGGCCTGGCGCGCACGGCGCTGCTGCTCACCGGCGACGTGCACCGGGCCGAGGACCTCGTGCAGGAGACCCTGGCTCGGGTCGCCCAGCACTGGCCGCGGCTGGTGCGCCGCGGCGAGCCCGACGCCTACGCCCGCCGCGTCCTGCACCACGCGGCGGTCGACGGCTGGCGCCGGCGACGGGTGCGGCCGCAGGAGGCACCGCCGGTCACCGGCGAGGAGCCCACGGCTCTGACGGCGTACGACGGCGGGGCGGCGGCCGACCGCCGGCTGCTGCTCCGCGAGGCGCTCGACCGGCTGACGCCGAAGCAGCGCGCCGTGCTCGTGCTGCGCTACTACGACGACCTCACCGAGGTGCAGACCGCCGAGGTCCTCCGCTGCTCGGTCAGCACCGTGAAGTCCCAGGCACGCGTCGCGCTCGCCCGGTTACGCCAGCTGGCGCCCGACCTGCTCGCCGAGCTCGGCGACCTGCCCGATCCCGCTGCGGCGGGCCGACCGGAGGTGGTGTCCCCGTGA
- a CDS encoding GNAT family N-acetyltransferase, whose protein sequence is MTPHRETRPLTRADFEQTTALSREAFGEPLPGTPPLDPAAFPRPGMHSWGTFEDGRLVAKVVEREYHSWWAGARVPTNGIAGVTVAAEHRGGGHLAPLLREVLGAGLRERGEAVSTLYPTAPGIYRGLGYELVTSLDTVEVPAAALARVRAPEGVTLRRATVADVPALRAAYDRWAARQHGPLVRRGPSWPATDAELLADVTGTTLALGRDEEVLGYAAWRRGQGYDDTAVLEVDDLVVRHVDAARALWAFLGSFSSVVGKVRVQTSGTDAARLVLPTVHWSVVGSHPYMLRVHDLVEAVRARALTGLPVPDAAVALEVAGDRLGTLDGGYALRVVDGAVACERADARAGALRLTPQGLALLWAGAWSVGALRDAGLAAGGDEADDALLDAVWSAGARGAALHVRDYF, encoded by the coding sequence GTGACGCCCCACCGCGAGACCCGCCCGCTCACCCGGGCGGACTTCGAGCAGACGACCGCGCTGAGCCGCGAGGCGTTCGGCGAGCCACTCCCGGGCACACCGCCGCTCGACCCGGCCGCCTTCCCGCGCCCGGGCATGCACAGCTGGGGCACCTTCGAGGACGGCCGTCTCGTCGCCAAGGTGGTCGAGCGCGAGTACCACTCCTGGTGGGCCGGCGCCCGGGTCCCCACCAACGGCATCGCGGGTGTCACCGTCGCGGCCGAGCACCGCGGCGGGGGCCACCTCGCGCCGCTCTTGCGCGAGGTCCTCGGCGCCGGCCTGCGCGAGCGCGGCGAGGCGGTCTCGACGCTCTACCCCACCGCACCCGGCATCTACCGCGGCCTGGGCTACGAGCTCGTCACCTCCCTCGACACCGTCGAGGTGCCGGCCGCCGCGCTCGCCCGGGTCCGCGCGCCCGAGGGCGTCACCCTGCGCCGCGCGACCGTGGCCGACGTGCCGGCGCTGCGAGCGGCGTACGACCGGTGGGCCGCCCGCCAGCACGGCCCGCTCGTGCGCCGCGGCCCGTCGTGGCCGGCCACCGACGCCGAGCTGCTCGCCGACGTCACCGGCACCACCCTCGCGCTCGGGCGCGACGAGGAGGTCCTGGGGTACGCCGCGTGGCGGCGCGGGCAGGGCTACGACGACACCGCGGTGCTCGAGGTCGACGACCTGGTGGTGCGCCACGTCGACGCGGCGCGGGCGCTGTGGGCCTTCCTCGGCTCCTTCTCGAGCGTGGTCGGGAAGGTGCGGGTGCAGACCTCCGGCACCGACGCCGCGCGGCTCGTGCTGCCGACGGTGCACTGGTCGGTGGTGGGGAGCCACCCCTACATGCTGCGGGTGCACGACCTCGTCGAGGCCGTGCGGGCGCGGGCGCTCACCGGTCTGCCGGTGCCCGACGCGGCGGTCGCGCTCGAGGTCGCGGGCGACCGGCTCGGCACCCTCGACGGCGGCTACGCGCTGCGGGTGGTCGACGGCGCGGTCGCGTGCGAGCGAGCGGACGCGCGAGCCGGCGCGCTGCGGCTGACCCCGCAGGGGCTGGCGCTGCTGTGGGCCGGGGCCTGGTCGGTCGGGGCGCTGCGCGACGCGGGCCTGGCGGCGGGCGGTGACGAGGCCGACGACGCGCTGCTCGACGCCGTGTGGTCGGCCGGCGCGCGCGGCGCCGCGCTGCACGTGCGCGACTACTTCTGA
- a CDS encoding metallophosphoesterase family protein, whose product MPSTRALTSRAHRVGRVLVPAAVGLGVAVVVALGLFGVSSREVTVASHDAVVRPSLAADLRGDLVVRTGPVLPDLRLASAAPVGVEVELGKTEARSTGELVQRYAFIASQPEPQRAVVVDAVQDMALAAALRGLAAGTAVVGLWVLVGPRRRRELVASLRRPRAAVAGAVAVAVVVAAWQPWVGLPPPEEEEQAWEPLADFLGPGVPLPPEAADLQVGTGSVISAQTRRLVRSAVDTYDRSRAFYAEAAEAAADLVDDPLLRQPEDGETVALLVSDRHDNVGMDPVARAVADAAGATAVLDAGDDTSTGSRWEAFSLDSLQEAFGDLDRWAVTGNHDNGPFVGERLAELGWTVLDGEVVEGPGGSRLLGVGDPRASGLGTWREETGLSFGEQAERLADAACEAEADGERVATLLVHDANSGRLALDRGCVDLVVGGHLHVPVGPSEVVGEDGDTGWTYTNGTTGGAAYAIAVGSKLRRSADVALLTYRDGRPVGVQGVTLQTNGVFVVRPWQPLTYGEAEPAPERTDVPEPGQQVGPGTVLRPE is encoded by the coding sequence GTGCCCTCCACGCGGGCCCTCACCAGCCGGGCCCACCGGGTCGGCCGGGTGCTGGTGCCCGCGGCCGTCGGCCTCGGCGTCGCGGTGGTCGTGGCGCTCGGCCTCTTCGGGGTCAGCAGCCGCGAGGTGACGGTGGCCAGCCACGACGCGGTGGTGCGCCCGAGCCTGGCCGCCGACCTGCGCGGCGACCTCGTCGTGCGCACCGGCCCCGTGCTGCCCGACCTGCGGCTGGCCTCGGCGGCGCCGGTGGGCGTCGAGGTCGAGCTCGGCAAGACCGAGGCGCGCTCGACCGGCGAGCTGGTGCAGCGCTACGCCTTCATCGCCAGCCAGCCGGAGCCACAGCGTGCGGTGGTCGTCGACGCGGTGCAGGACATGGCGCTCGCCGCGGCCCTGCGCGGCCTCGCCGCCGGCACGGCCGTGGTGGGTCTGTGGGTGCTGGTCGGCCCGCGCCGGCGGCGTGAGCTCGTCGCCTCGCTGCGTCGGCCCCGGGCCGCGGTGGCCGGCGCCGTGGCGGTCGCGGTCGTGGTCGCCGCGTGGCAGCCGTGGGTCGGCCTCCCGCCGCCCGAGGAGGAGGAGCAGGCGTGGGAGCCGCTGGCCGACTTCCTCGGCCCCGGCGTGCCGCTCCCGCCCGAGGCCGCCGACCTGCAGGTCGGCACGGGCAGCGTGATCAGTGCGCAGACCCGGCGGCTCGTGCGCAGCGCGGTCGACACCTACGACCGCAGCCGCGCCTTCTACGCCGAGGCCGCCGAGGCGGCCGCCGACCTCGTCGACGACCCGCTGCTGCGGCAGCCGGAGGACGGCGAGACCGTGGCGCTGCTGGTCTCCGACCGCCACGACAACGTCGGGATGGACCCCGTCGCCCGCGCCGTCGCCGACGCCGCCGGGGCGACCGCGGTGCTCGACGCCGGCGACGACACCTCGACGGGGTCGCGGTGGGAGGCCTTCAGCCTCGACTCGCTGCAGGAGGCCTTCGGCGACCTCGACCGGTGGGCGGTGACCGGCAACCACGACAACGGCCCCTTCGTCGGCGAGCGCCTGGCCGAGCTCGGCTGGACCGTCCTCGACGGGGAGGTCGTCGAGGGACCCGGCGGCTCGCGCCTCCTCGGCGTCGGCGACCCGCGCGCGAGCGGGCTCGGCACGTGGCGCGAGGAGACCGGGCTGTCCTTCGGCGAGCAGGCCGAGCGGCTGGCCGACGCCGCCTGCGAGGCCGAGGCCGACGGCGAGCGGGTCGCGACGCTCCTGGTCCACGACGCCAACAGCGGCCGGCTCGCGCTGGACCGCGGCTGCGTCGACCTCGTCGTCGGGGGTCACCTGCACGTGCCGGTCGGGCCCAGCGAGGTGGTCGGGGAGGACGGCGACACTGGCTGGACCTACACCAACGGCACGACGGGGGGCGCGGCGTACGCGATCGCGGTCGGCTCCAAGCTGCGCCGCTCGGCCGACGTCGCGCTCCTCACCTACCGCGACGGCCGGCCCGTGGGGGTCCAGGGCGTGACGCTGCAGACCAATGGCGTCTTCGTGGTGCGCCCGTGGCAGCCGCTGACCTACGGCGAGGCCGAGCCCGCGCCCGAGCGCACCGACGTGCCCGAGCCCGGCCAGCAGGTCGGCCCGGGCACGGTGCTGCGACCCGAGTGA
- a CDS encoding molybdopterin-dependent oxidoreductase, with the protein MSEDGSHEATAVPGPAGRAARRDPRRAPRGTWSLAGVLAGLAGLATSYVTAVALGVRESPVVAVAEALVRLTPGPVAEAAIGGLGSASKPLLLAGMGAALLLVFAFAGRRQRRAWWQPLLVWLALGAIGAAAVLSAPVATVPDLVPVLVGVVTWLFALSLLTTPLARLERIAVPRVGAGAEPGPEDSRRATARAATRRAFLVRAGVVAAGAVVVGAAGRLVGRPRRAVEQTRRLLRLPITRPDVPDAALVGLEGVTPWQTPLPEFYLIHTAIVVPTIDPEQWELRIHGMVDREVRLTYADLLAREVTEQWVTLTCVSNPVGGDLVGNAWWSGVRLAGLLAEAGVQPGADAVLQTSADGWTCSTPLDALTDDRGAMLAVGMDGAPLPIEHGFPVRTVVPGLYGYVSATKWVVDLEVTRFADVAAYWTQRGWGERGPVKTSSRVDVPRSGAEVPAGDVRCGGVAWAQGTGIAAVEVALDGGAWQPAEIASPPTDDTWVQWAATVEVEPGEHVLRVRATDKSGAVQTGVVRDVLPDGATGWHEVDFTAS; encoded by the coding sequence GTGAGCGAGGACGGGTCCCACGAGGCGACGGCCGTGCCCGGGCCCGCCGGGCGCGCGGCCCGGCGCGACCCCCGCCGGGCGCCGCGCGGCACCTGGTCGCTCGCGGGTGTGCTCGCGGGCCTCGCCGGCCTGGCCACCAGCTACGTCACCGCCGTCGCCCTGGGGGTGCGCGAGTCGCCGGTCGTGGCGGTGGCCGAGGCGCTCGTGCGGCTCACGCCCGGCCCCGTCGCGGAGGCGGCGATCGGCGGGCTCGGCAGCGCCAGCAAGCCCCTGCTGCTGGCCGGGATGGGGGCCGCGCTGCTGCTGGTCTTCGCCTTCGCAGGGCGCCGGCAGCGGCGTGCGTGGTGGCAGCCGCTCCTGGTGTGGCTGGCCCTCGGCGCCATCGGCGCCGCAGCCGTGCTGTCCGCCCCCGTCGCCACCGTGCCCGACCTGGTGCCGGTGCTGGTCGGCGTGGTCACCTGGCTCTTCGCGCTGTCGCTGCTGACCACCCCGCTCGCACGCCTCGAGCGCATCGCGGTGCCGCGGGTCGGCGCGGGAGCGGAGCCGGGGCCGGAGGACAGCCGGCGCGCGACCGCGCGGGCCGCCACCCGCCGCGCGTTCCTGGTGCGCGCGGGCGTCGTGGCCGCGGGTGCGGTCGTGGTCGGGGCCGCGGGCCGCCTGGTGGGCCGACCACGCCGCGCGGTCGAGCAGACGCGACGGCTGCTGCGGCTGCCGATCACGCGTCCCGACGTGCCGGACGCCGCGCTCGTCGGTCTCGAGGGCGTGACCCCCTGGCAGACGCCGCTGCCGGAGTTCTACCTGATCCACACGGCGATCGTCGTGCCCACGATCGACCCCGAGCAGTGGGAGCTGCGGATCCACGGGATGGTCGACCGGGAGGTGCGGCTGACCTACGCCGACCTGCTCGCCCGCGAGGTCACCGAGCAGTGGGTGACGCTCACCTGCGTGTCCAACCCCGTCGGCGGTGACCTCGTCGGCAACGCCTGGTGGAGCGGCGTACGCCTCGCCGGCCTGCTCGCCGAGGCGGGCGTGCAGCCCGGCGCCGACGCGGTCCTGCAGACCTCCGCCGACGGCTGGACCTGCTCGACGCCGCTCGACGCCCTCACCGACGACCGCGGCGCGATGCTCGCCGTCGGCATGGACGGCGCCCCGCTGCCGATCGAGCACGGCTTCCCGGTGCGCACGGTCGTGCCGGGGCTCTACGGCTACGTCTCGGCCACGAAGTGGGTCGTCGACCTCGAGGTGACCCGCTTCGCCGACGTCGCGGCGTACTGGACGCAGCGCGGCTGGGGGGAGCGCGGCCCGGTCAAGACGAGCTCGCGCGTCGACGTGCCGCGCTCCGGGGCCGAGGTCCCGGCGGGCGACGTGCGCTGCGGCGGCGTCGCCTGGGCGCAGGGCACCGGCATCGCCGCGGTCGAGGTCGCGCTCGACGGGGGTGCCTGGCAGCCGGCCGAGATCGCCTCCCCGCCCACCGACGACACCTGGGTCCAGTGGGCGGCCACCGTCGAGGTCGAGCCAGGCGAGCACGTGCTGCGCGTGCGCGCCACCGACAAGAGCGGCGCCGTGCAGACCGGCGTCGTCCGCGACGTCCTCCCCGACGGCGCCACGGGGTGGCACGAGGTCGACTTCACCGCCTCCTGA
- the cysS gene encoding cysteine--tRNA ligase: MALRLYDTATREVRDFVPLQPGRAGVYVCGLTVQSEPHVGHVRSGVGFDVLRRWLTRSGYDVTFIRNVTDIDDKILAKSAEQGRPWFNLAYEMHRELDRAYTALNVAPPTYEPAATGHVPEMVEMIETLIARGHAYAADDGTGDVWFDVRSWPAYGELTRQGVDDMEPAADGETRGKRDPRDFALWKGRKATEPETASWPSPWGRGRPGWHIECSAMAGKYLGAAFDIHGGGVDLRFPHHENEQAQSRAAGHPFASYWMHNAWITTAGEKMSKSLGNSLTIPAVLQRFRGPELRFYLVAAHYRSHVEFSFEALEEAAVAYRRLEGYVDRAAAALGLAPAQLPADGELAADFVAAMDDDLGTPAAVAALHEAVRQGNKLLSEPATAGGEAGRAHLASVLAMLDVLGLHPHDPAWPSAGSGADDKLTAAVDALVAGLLEQRAQARAAKDFATADAIRDQVAAAGIEVEDTPDGPKWSLS; this comes from the coding sequence GTGGCACTGAGGCTCTACGACACCGCGACGCGCGAGGTGCGCGACTTCGTCCCCCTGCAGCCGGGACGGGCGGGCGTCTACGTCTGCGGGCTCACCGTGCAGTCCGAGCCCCACGTCGGCCACGTGCGCAGCGGGGTCGGCTTCGACGTGCTGCGCCGGTGGCTGACCCGCAGCGGCTACGACGTCACGTTCATCCGCAACGTCACCGACATCGACGACAAGATCCTCGCGAAGTCGGCGGAGCAGGGTCGCCCGTGGTTCAACCTCGCCTACGAGATGCACCGCGAGCTCGACCGCGCCTACACCGCGCTCAACGTCGCGCCGCCCACCTACGAGCCGGCCGCGACCGGTCACGTGCCCGAGATGGTCGAGATGATCGAGACGCTGATCGCGCGCGGCCACGCCTACGCCGCCGACGACGGCACCGGCGACGTGTGGTTCGACGTGCGCAGCTGGCCGGCCTACGGCGAGCTGACCCGCCAGGGCGTCGACGACATGGAGCCCGCCGCCGACGGCGAGACCCGCGGCAAGCGCGACCCCCGCGACTTCGCGCTGTGGAAGGGCCGCAAGGCCACCGAGCCCGAGACCGCCTCGTGGCCGAGCCCGTGGGGCCGCGGCCGCCCCGGCTGGCACATCGAGTGCTCGGCCATGGCCGGCAAGTACCTCGGCGCGGCCTTCGACATCCACGGCGGCGGCGTCGACCTGCGCTTCCCCCACCACGAGAACGAGCAGGCGCAGTCGCGCGCGGCCGGCCACCCGTTCGCCTCCTACTGGATGCACAACGCCTGGATCACCACCGCCGGCGAGAAGATGAGCAAGTCGCTCGGCAACTCGCTCACCATCCCGGCGGTGCTGCAGCGCTTCCGCGGGCCCGAGCTGCGCTTCTACCTCGTCGCCGCGCACTACCGCAGCCACGTCGAGTTCAGCTTCGAGGCGCTGGAGGAGGCCGCGGTGGCCTACCGCCGCCTCGAGGGGTACGTCGACCGCGCGGCCGCCGCCCTCGGCCTCGCGCCGGCGCAGCTGCCGGCCGACGGCGAGCTGGCCGCCGACTTCGTCGCGGCGATGGACGACGACCTCGGCACCCCCGCCGCGGTGGCCGCGCTGCACGAGGCCGTGCGCCAGGGCAACAAGCTGCTGAGCGAGCCCGCCACCGCGGGCGGCGAGGCCGGCCGCGCCCACCTCGCCTCGGTGCTCGCCATGCTCGACGTGCTCGGGCTGCACCCCCACGACCCCGCCTGGCCCTCGGCCGGGAGCGGGGCCGACGACAAGCTGACCGCGGCCGTCGACGCCCTCGTCGCCGGCCTCCTCGAGCAGCGCGCGCAGGCCCGCGCCGCGAAGGACTTCGCCACCGCCGACGCCATCCGCGACCAGGTCGCGGCCGCCGGCATCGAGGTCGAGGACACCCCCGACGGCCCGAAGTGGAGCCTCTCCTGA
- a CDS encoding DUF4032 domain-containing protein: MALRIVAARPHPAVVTLPWSRPLEEWDDEHVVPLPRGLSRHVVRIVRVGDRTWAVKETQEPIAFREYRLLRDLQRLGLPTVVPQGVVTGRTDPHGEELPAALMTEHLRFSLPYRVLFSHGVTAESLPAVVDALVVLLVRLHLNDFYWGDVSLSNVLFRRDAGGFTAYLVDAETGELQPTLSDRLREHDVTVGCENVFAELMDLQASRVVQGDVDPFEVVGLLRERYAALWGELTGAEHFSAAEMWRIEQRIERLNDLGFDVEELDIVTDFDGDDIRIQPKVVELGHHRRELRDLTGMDVQDNQARRLLNDLAAFTAHYDLGGEDRALVAQRWLTTVYEPITAMVPPEARGKLEPAEVFHEILVHRWYLSEAAGHEVDLFETARDYIDRVLRSRPDEAVAADPDEAGSP, encoded by the coding sequence ATGGCCCTGCGCATCGTCGCCGCGCGTCCACACCCGGCGGTCGTGACGCTGCCGTGGTCGCGTCCGCTGGAGGAGTGGGACGACGAGCACGTCGTGCCGCTGCCGCGCGGGCTCTCGCGCCACGTGGTGCGCATCGTGCGGGTGGGTGACCGCACGTGGGCGGTGAAGGAGACCCAGGAGCCGATCGCGTTCCGCGAGTACCGCCTGCTCCGCGACCTCCAGCGGCTCGGCCTGCCGACCGTCGTGCCGCAGGGCGTGGTCACCGGCCGCACCGACCCGCACGGCGAGGAGCTGCCCGCCGCGCTCATGACCGAGCACCTGCGCTTCTCCCTGCCCTACCGCGTGCTCTTCAGCCACGGCGTCACCGCCGAGAGCCTGCCGGCGGTGGTCGACGCGCTCGTGGTCCTCCTCGTGCGGCTGCACCTCAACGACTTCTACTGGGGCGACGTGTCGCTGTCCAACGTGCTCTTCCGGCGCGACGCGGGCGGCTTCACCGCCTACCTCGTCGACGCCGAGACCGGCGAGCTGCAGCCGACGCTCTCGGACCGCCTGCGCGAGCACGACGTCACGGTGGGCTGCGAGAACGTCTTCGCCGAGCTGATGGACCTGCAGGCCAGCCGCGTCGTGCAGGGCGACGTCGACCCCTTCGAGGTCGTCGGCCTGCTCCGGGAGCGGTACGCCGCGCTGTGGGGCGAGCTGACCGGCGCCGAGCACTTCTCGGCCGCGGAGATGTGGCGCATCGAGCAGCGCATCGAGCGGCTCAACGACCTGGGCTTCGACGTCGAGGAGCTCGACATCGTCACCGACTTCGACGGCGACGACATCCGCATCCAGCCCAAGGTCGTCGAGCTCGGCCACCACCGGCGCGAGCTGCGCGACCTCACCGGCATGGACGTGCAGGACAACCAGGCCCGGCGCCTGCTCAACGACCTCGCCGCCTTCACCGCCCACTACGACCTCGGCGGCGAGGACCGCGCCCTCGTCGCGCAGCGGTGGCTGACCACCGTCTACGAGCCGATCACCGCGATGGTGCCGCCCGAGGCGCGCGGCAAGCTCGAGCCGGCCGAGGTCTTCCACGAGATCCTCGTGCACCGGTGGTACCTCTCCGAGGCGGCCGGGCACGAGGTCGACCTCTTCGAGACCGCCCGCGACTACATCGACCGCGTCCTGCGCAGCCGGCCCGACGAGGCCGTCGCCGCCGACCCCGACGAGGCAGGATCCCCGTGA